A stretch of Saccharothrix texasensis DNA encodes these proteins:
- a CDS encoding MerR family transcriptional regulator has translation MVEEAPIRAGSGEQGELFPDSSLPDELVGYRGPAACQIAGITYRQLDYWARTGLVNPTIRSAQGSGSQRLYSFKDILVLKVVKRLLDTGVSLQNIRVAVDHLRRRGVQDLARITLFSDGTTVYECTSPEEVVDLLQGGQGVFGIAVSGAMREISGTIHDFPAERADGAEIVEPANDELSRRRRTRAIG, from the coding sequence GTGGTCGAGGAAGCGCCCATCCGGGCCGGATCCGGCGAACAGGGTGAGCTGTTCCCGGACTCCTCGCTGCCGGACGAACTGGTCGGGTACCGCGGCCCCGCCGCGTGCCAGATCGCGGGCATCACCTACCGCCAGCTGGACTACTGGGCGCGCACGGGGCTGGTCAACCCGACGATAAGGAGTGCCCAGGGCTCCGGCAGCCAACGGCTCTACTCGTTCAAGGACATCCTGGTCCTCAAGGTCGTCAAGCGGCTGCTGGACACCGGTGTCTCGTTGCAGAACATCCGGGTCGCGGTCGACCACCTGCGTCGCCGCGGCGTGCAGGACCTGGCCCGGATCACGCTGTTCAGCGACGGCACCACCGTCTACGAGTGCACGTCGCCGGAAGAGGTGGTCGACCTGCTCCAGGGCGGCCAGGGGGTGTTCGGGATCGCCGTCTCCGGCGCGATGCGGGAGATCAGCGGCACGATCCACGACTTCCCCGCCGAACGGGCGGACGGCGCGGAGATCGTGGAGCCGGCCAACGACGAGCTGTCCCGTCGCCGCCGGACCAGGGCCATCGGCTGA
- the gcvP gene encoding aminomethyl-transferring glycine dehydrogenase, whose amino-acid sequence MTQDRIPLAALEHGTPFADRHVGPRPAELARILDVIGVGSLEELAQHAVPESIRERDLVLDLPAPATETEALAELRALAARNRPMTQMIGLGYYGTTTPPVIRRNVLESPAWYTAYTPYQPEISQGRLEALLNFQTMVADLTGLPLANASMLDESTAAAEAMTLVRRAGRSKSTKFVVDADTLPQTLAVIETRAEPLGIEIVTADLSQGIEGLGLGGDFFGVLLSYPGASGVVRDHAAVVEEIHKAGAQAVVAADLLALTLLRPPGEIGADVVIGTTQRFGVPIGFGGPHAGYMAVRQGLERQLPGRLVGVSVDADGSLAYRLALQTREQHIRREKATSNICTAQVLLAVIASMYAVYHGPEGLKAIATRAHRMATVLAAGLLEGGVEVVHGEFFDTVRARVEGRAAAVVSAARDLGVNLWQVDDDVVSIACDETTTREHLVAVWQAFGVTVGDVDGLDADTADGIPADLRRTSDYLTHPVFHAHRSETALLRYLRALSDKDVALDRSMIPLGSCTMKLNATAEMEPVTWPEFADLHPFAPASDAAGLLTIVADLERWLAEVTGYDAVSLQPNAGSQGEFAGLLAIRAYHLANGDSHRDVCLIPSSAHGTNAASAVMAGMRVVVVKCDDRGNVDVEHLRSTIDAHRDSLAAIMITYPSTHGVYEDTVREVCGLVHDAGGQVYVDGANLNALIGLARYGKFGSDVSHLNLHKTFCIPHGGGGPGVGPIGVRSHLAPFLPNHPLQPAAGPATGVGPISAAPWGSASILPISWAYVRMMGGDGLRRATLTAVAAANYVARRLDEHFPVLYTGEGGFVAHECILDLRPITKATGVTVDDVAKRLADYGLHAPTMSFPVAGTLMVEPTESEDLAEIDRFIDAMIAIRHEIDRVGSGEWPADDNPLRNAPHTAACIATEWDHPYSREVAVFPAGASAPKIWPPVRRIDGAKGDRNLVCSCPPVSAYGG is encoded by the coding sequence ATGACGCAGGACCGCATCCCCCTCGCCGCACTCGAGCACGGCACCCCGTTCGCCGACCGGCACGTGGGCCCGCGGCCCGCCGAGCTGGCCCGCATCCTCGACGTGATCGGCGTCGGCTCGCTGGAGGAACTCGCGCAGCACGCCGTCCCCGAGTCGATCCGGGAGCGCGACCTGGTGCTGGACCTGCCCGCGCCCGCCACCGAGACCGAGGCGCTGGCCGAGCTGCGCGCCCTCGCCGCGCGCAACCGCCCGATGACGCAGATGATCGGGCTCGGCTACTACGGCACCACCACGCCGCCGGTGATCCGCCGCAACGTGCTGGAGAGCCCCGCCTGGTACACGGCTTACACGCCGTACCAGCCGGAGATCTCCCAGGGCCGCCTCGAAGCGCTGCTCAACTTCCAGACCATGGTCGCCGACCTGACCGGTCTGCCGCTGGCCAACGCGTCGATGCTGGACGAGTCCACCGCCGCCGCCGAGGCGATGACGCTGGTCCGCCGCGCGGGACGGTCGAAGTCGACCAAGTTCGTGGTGGACGCCGACACGCTGCCGCAGACGCTGGCCGTCATCGAGACGCGCGCCGAGCCGCTGGGCATCGAGATCGTCACCGCCGACCTGTCGCAGGGCATCGAGGGCCTCGGCCTCGGCGGCGACTTCTTCGGCGTGCTGCTGTCCTACCCCGGCGCGTCCGGCGTGGTGCGCGACCACGCGGCGGTCGTCGAGGAGATCCACAAGGCCGGCGCGCAGGCCGTCGTCGCCGCCGACCTGCTGGCGTTGACGCTGCTGCGCCCCCCGGGCGAGATCGGCGCGGACGTGGTCATCGGCACCACGCAGAGGTTCGGCGTGCCGATCGGGTTCGGCGGGCCGCACGCGGGGTACATGGCCGTGCGCCAGGGCTTGGAGCGGCAGCTTCCCGGCCGGCTCGTCGGCGTGTCCGTGGACGCCGACGGCTCGCTCGCCTACCGCCTCGCGCTGCAGACGCGTGAGCAGCACATCCGCCGGGAGAAGGCGACCAGCAACATCTGCACCGCGCAGGTGCTGCTCGCGGTGATCGCGTCGATGTACGCGGTGTACCACGGCCCCGAAGGGCTGAAGGCCATCGCGACCCGCGCCCACCGGATGGCGACCGTGCTGGCCGCCGGGCTGCTGGAGGGCGGCGTCGAGGTCGTGCACGGCGAGTTCTTCGACACCGTGCGCGCCCGCGTGGAGGGCCGCGCCGCCGCCGTCGTCTCCGCCGCCCGCGACCTCGGCGTGAACCTGTGGCAGGTCGACGACGACGTGGTGTCGATCGCGTGCGACGAGACCACCACGCGCGAGCACCTCGTCGCGGTGTGGCAGGCGTTCGGCGTGACGGTCGGCGACGTGGACGGCCTGGACGCCGACACCGCCGACGGCATCCCCGCCGACCTGCGCCGCACCAGCGACTACCTGACCCACCCGGTGTTCCACGCGCACCGCTCCGAGACCGCGCTGCTGCGCTACCTGCGCGCGCTGTCGGACAAGGACGTGGCGCTGGACCGCAGCATGATCCCGCTGGGCTCGTGCACGATGAAGCTCAACGCCACGGCCGAGATGGAGCCCGTGACGTGGCCGGAGTTCGCCGACCTGCACCCGTTCGCGCCCGCGTCGGACGCCGCCGGCCTGCTGACGATCGTCGCGGACCTGGAGCGGTGGCTGGCCGAGGTGACCGGCTACGACGCGGTGTCGTTGCAGCCCAACGCGGGCAGCCAGGGCGAGTTCGCGGGGCTGCTGGCGATCCGCGCCTACCACCTGGCCAACGGCGACTCGCACCGCGACGTGTGCCTGATCCCGTCGAGCGCGCACGGCACCAACGCCGCTTCCGCCGTGATGGCCGGGATGCGGGTCGTGGTCGTCAAGTGCGACGACCGCGGCAACGTGGACGTCGAGCACCTGCGTTCGACGATCGACGCGCACCGCGACTCGCTGGCCGCGATCATGATCACCTACCCGTCGACGCACGGCGTGTACGAGGACACCGTGCGCGAGGTGTGCGGGCTGGTGCACGACGCGGGCGGCCAGGTGTACGTGGACGGCGCGAACCTCAACGCGCTGATCGGCCTGGCGCGGTACGGCAAGTTCGGGTCGGACGTGTCGCACCTGAACCTGCACAAGACGTTCTGCATCCCGCACGGCGGCGGTGGCCCGGGCGTCGGGCCGATCGGCGTGCGCTCGCACCTGGCGCCGTTCCTGCCGAACCACCCGCTCCAGCCGGCGGCCGGCCCGGCGACCGGTGTCGGCCCGATCAGCGCCGCGCCGTGGGGTTCGGCGTCGATCCTGCCGATCTCGTGGGCGTACGTGCGGATGATGGGTGGCGACGGGCTGCGGCGGGCGACGTTGACCGCGGTGGCGGCGGCGAACTACGTGGCGCGCCGGTTGGACGAGCACTTCCCCGTGCTCTACACCGGCGAGGGCGGTTTCGTGGCCCACGAGTGCATCCTCGACCTGCGGCCGATCACCAAGGCGACCGGTGTGACGGTGGACGACGTGGCGAAGCGGCTGGCCGACTACGGGCTGCACGCGCCGACCATGTCGTTCCCGGTGGCGGGCACGCTCATGGTGGAGCCGACGGAGAGCGAGGACCTGGCCGAGATCGACCGGTTCATCGACGCGATGATCGCGATCCGGCACGAGATCGACCGCGTCGGCTCGGGCGAGTGGCCGGCGGACGACAACCCGCTGCGCAACGCGCCGCACACGGCGGCCTGCATCGCGACCGAGTGGGACCACCCGTACAGCCGCGAGGTGGCGGTGTTCCCGGCGGGCGCCTCGGCGCCGAAGATCTGGCCGCCGGTGCGTCGCATCGACGGCGCCAAGGGCGACCGCAACCTGGTCTGCTCCTGCCCGCCGGTCTCGGCCTACGGCGGCTGA
- a CDS encoding DUF3224 domain-containing protein, giving the protein MSTAQANAEMKSWDEHTWDGRRHDEVTGPKQTVGGMTTAYTGDLEAAGDLRFVMSYTDDGSCASTGYEVVTGTLNGREGSFVLHHTGDYRNGVATGTFTVTSATGDLTGLTGTGRLTWPQGEPGRFELDYELR; this is encoded by the coding sequence ATGAGCACCGCACAGGCCAACGCCGAGATGAAGAGCTGGGACGAGCACACGTGGGACGGCAGGCGCCACGACGAGGTCACCGGCCCGAAGCAGACGGTCGGCGGCATGACCACCGCCTACACCGGTGACCTGGAAGCCGCGGGCGACCTGCGCTTCGTCATGTCCTACACCGACGACGGCTCCTGCGCCTCCACCGGCTACGAGGTCGTCACGGGCACCTTGAACGGCCGCGAGGGCAGCTTCGTCCTGCACCACACCGGCGACTACCGCAACGGCGTCGCCACCGGCACGTTCACCGTCACCTCCGCCACCGGCGACCTCACCGGCCTCACGGGCACGGGCCGGCTCACGTGGCCGCAGGGCGAGCCGGGCCGGTTCGAACTGGACTACGAGCTGCGCTGA
- a CDS encoding helix-turn-helix transcriptional regulator yields MRASRLLSLLLLLQSRGRMTARELADELEVSVRTVYRDVEALGASGVPVYADRGPAGGYQLVDGYRTRLTGLTTEEADSLFLAGLPGPAAELGLGAVVAAAQLKVLAALPPELRSRAARIRERFHLDAPGWFRGAEGTPHVAGIAEAVWQQRRLRIRYVRWARVEVERTVEPLGLVLKAGTWYLVARTDGLRTYRVSRVLELTALDESFDRPEGFDLAGYWADWSERFEERMYPMRVTVRMTPNGLQSARVLLGLVAARELDDVEPEGEWTTVRVPVESLEHALVDLLRLGPEVDVLEPPELRDRVIARIAAMAAVYRR; encoded by the coding sequence ATGCGTGCCAGCCGGTTGTTGTCCCTGCTCCTGCTGCTCCAGTCGCGCGGCCGGATGACGGCGCGGGAGTTGGCGGACGAGTTGGAGGTCTCGGTCCGGACCGTCTACCGCGACGTGGAGGCGCTGGGCGCGTCCGGCGTGCCCGTGTACGCCGACCGCGGCCCGGCGGGTGGCTACCAGCTCGTCGACGGCTACCGCACCCGGCTCACCGGGCTGACCACCGAGGAGGCCGACTCGCTGTTCCTGGCCGGCCTGCCCGGCCCGGCGGCGGAGCTGGGGTTGGGCGCGGTGGTGGCGGCGGCGCAGCTCAAGGTGCTCGCCGCCCTCCCGCCGGAGCTGCGGTCGCGGGCCGCGCGGATCCGGGAGAGGTTCCACCTGGACGCGCCCGGCTGGTTCCGCGGCGCCGAGGGGACGCCGCACGTGGCGGGGATCGCGGAGGCGGTGTGGCAGCAGCGGCGGCTGCGGATCCGGTACGTGCGGTGGGCCCGGGTCGAGGTGGAGCGGACGGTGGAGCCGCTCGGGCTCGTGCTCAAGGCGGGCACCTGGTACCTCGTGGCCCGGACCGACGGCCTGCGCACCTACCGGGTCTCCCGGGTGCTGGAGCTGACCGCGCTCGACGAGTCGTTCGACCGCCCGGAGGGGTTCGACCTGGCCGGGTACTGGGCCGACTGGTCGGAGCGGTTCGAGGAGCGCATGTACCCGATGCGGGTGACGGTCCGGATGACGCCGAACGGTCTCCAGAGCGCCCGGGTGCTGCTCGGCCTCGTCGCGGCGCGCGAACTCGACGACGTCGAACCCGAAGGCGAGTGGACGACGGTCCGGGTGCCGGTCGAGTCGCTGGAGCACGCGCTGGTGGACCTGCTCCGCCTCGGTCCCGAGGTGGACGTGCTGGAACCGCCGGAGCTGCGCGACCGCGTCATCGCCAGGATCGCCGCGATGGCCGCCGTCTACCGGCGGTGA
- a CDS encoding substrate-binding domain-containing protein yields the protein MSRHRALRTKVRRGIATWPVAIVGLVVLLVLGWLGWNWVGGLVDRRAAAQAGDCDEGHALLRVASTPSVAEAVKQVAEAWSRQRPVVYDHCIQVEVQSIDSEVVLEGLTQGWDTAEIGERPHAWVTDSMLWANRLGAQNAALLGAVPESIAASPVLLALHQDAAQAVQSGSGFRWTDLPDLAGAADGWGRFGHPEWGRFTVAMPDPTANTATAMAVQSALAGASPEGKGPVTTEMLALDPVKSTMGRLSSSKPEQTPASTWEALKTLSDGVAVNAAGFSAVPVFEVDLYRHNTGKDSGTPPSQPLYGVAAGGPTPIADFPFVPLAGDWVGEAQVRAAQAFREFLHEPDQQKILAAAGLRVDATTERPKPSPGIRWAAVTDTLTPADANTTQQISAAWATADGGQVVTVLVDTSKSMEEPGGEGRSRMEWVKQALSGQVNRSVSGSLGLWEFSRQLDGDKPYRQLVATGPVATQRQALLDGVAELAPRSATQLYTSVLALYERMLAEHQDGKRNRIVVLTDGVNDGGLTFEELTSRLASIKQPGKDIAISVIALGPDPERAPLSELARSTGGTLSVVEDGRGVDAALGQLLSAD from the coding sequence ATGTCTCGACACCGCGCGCTGCGGACGAAGGTGCGGCGCGGCATCGCGACGTGGCCCGTGGCCATCGTCGGCTTGGTGGTCCTCCTCGTGCTCGGGTGGCTCGGCTGGAACTGGGTCGGCGGGCTCGTGGACCGCCGTGCCGCGGCCCAGGCGGGCGACTGCGACGAGGGCCACGCGCTGCTCCGGGTCGCCTCGACGCCCAGCGTCGCCGAGGCGGTCAAGCAGGTCGCCGAGGCGTGGAGCAGGCAGCGGCCCGTCGTCTACGACCACTGCATCCAGGTCGAGGTGCAGTCGATCGACTCCGAGGTCGTCCTCGAAGGCCTCACCCAGGGCTGGGACACCGCCGAGATCGGCGAACGGCCGCACGCGTGGGTCACCGACTCGATGCTGTGGGCGAACCGGCTCGGCGCGCAGAACGCCGCCCTGCTCGGCGCGGTGCCCGAGTCGATCGCGGCCAGCCCCGTCCTGCTCGCCCTGCACCAGGACGCGGCGCAGGCGGTGCAGTCCGGCTCCGGGTTCCGCTGGACCGACCTGCCCGACCTCGCGGGCGCGGCCGACGGCTGGGGCCGGTTCGGGCACCCCGAGTGGGGCCGGTTCACCGTCGCCATGCCCGACCCGACGGCGAACACGGCCACCGCGATGGCCGTGCAGTCGGCGCTGGCCGGCGCGAGCCCCGAGGGCAAGGGCCCCGTCACCACCGAGATGCTGGCGCTGGACCCGGTGAAGAGCACGATGGGCCGGTTGTCGTCGTCCAAGCCCGAGCAGACGCCCGCGAGCACGTGGGAGGCGTTGAAGACGCTGTCCGACGGCGTCGCGGTGAACGCGGCGGGGTTCAGCGCGGTGCCGGTGTTCGAGGTGGACCTGTACCGGCACAACACCGGCAAGGACAGCGGCACGCCGCCGTCGCAGCCCCTGTACGGGGTGGCGGCGGGCGGGCCGACGCCGATCGCGGACTTCCCGTTCGTGCCGCTGGCCGGTGACTGGGTCGGCGAGGCCCAGGTGCGCGCGGCGCAGGCGTTCCGGGAGTTCCTGCACGAACCGGACCAGCAGAAGATCCTGGCCGCCGCGGGCCTCCGGGTCGACGCGACGACCGAGCGGCCCAAGCCGTCGCCCGGCATCCGCTGGGCCGCCGTCACGGACACCCTCACGCCCGCCGACGCGAACACGACCCAGCAGATCTCGGCCGCGTGGGCGACCGCGGACGGCGGCCAGGTCGTCACCGTGCTCGTGGACACGTCGAAGTCGATGGAGGAACCCGGCGGCGAGGGCCGCAGCCGGATGGAGTGGGTGAAGCAGGCGCTGTCCGGGCAGGTCAACCGGTCGGTGTCCGGGTCGCTCGGGCTGTGGGAGTTCTCCCGGCAGCTCGACGGCGACAAGCCGTACCGGCAGCTCGTGGCCACCGGGCCGGTCGCCACCCAGCGGCAGGCGCTGCTGGACGGCGTCGCCGAGCTGGCCCCGCGCAGCGCCACCCAGCTCTACACCAGCGTGCTCGCGCTGTACGAGCGGATGCTGGCCGAGCACCAGGACGGCAAGCGCAACCGGATCGTGGTGCTCACCGACGGCGTGAACGACGGCGGGCTCACGTTCGAGGAGCTGACGTCGCGGCTCGCGTCGATCAAGCAGCCGGGCAAGGACATCGCGATCAGCGTGATCGCGCTCGGCCCCGACCCGGAACGCGCGCCGCTGTCGGAACTGGCCCGGTCCACCGGCGGCACGCTGTCGGTGGTCGAGGACGGCCGCGGCGTGGACGCCGCGCTCGGGCAGCTCCTCTCGGCTGACTAG
- a CDS encoding 3-methyladenine DNA glycosylase, which translates to MRRWTGPHHERKAAGRKHPVLDFLFSYYSHRPSRLERWHPGPGVVLEGDAALAYLKWPVYRRTPDGVTLDVEAFARERANTIEFAGRLLAATAGRAPRLGCFGLHEWAMVYRQRPEQVRHDAWPLRLGSEGTDRVVESQRVQCGHFDAFRFFTPDARPRNAVQPTRETQVDLEQPGCLHANMDLFKWAYKLDPATPSELVADCFELAVRIRELDMRASPYDLAELGYEPVRIETPEGRAEYVRRQSAFAEDAAPLRARLIELSRVLAEAPVPAR; encoded by the coding sequence ATGCGCCGGTGGACGGGGCCGCACCACGAGCGCAAGGCCGCCGGCCGCAAGCACCCCGTGCTGGACTTCCTGTTCTCCTACTACTCGCACCGCCCGTCCCGGCTGGAGCGCTGGCACCCCGGGCCCGGCGTGGTCCTGGAAGGCGACGCCGCGCTCGCCTACCTGAAGTGGCCCGTCTACCGGCGCACCCCCGACGGGGTGACGCTGGACGTGGAGGCGTTCGCGCGGGAACGGGCCAACACGATCGAGTTCGCCGGGCGGCTGCTGGCCGCGACCGCCGGCCGCGCGCCCCGGCTCGGCTGCTTCGGGCTGCACGAGTGGGCGATGGTCTACCGGCAGCGGCCGGAGCAGGTGCGGCACGACGCGTGGCCGTTGCGGCTGGGCAGCGAGGGCACCGACCGGGTGGTGGAGTCGCAGCGGGTGCAGTGCGGGCACTTCGACGCGTTCCGCTTCTTCACCCCCGACGCACGGCCGCGCAACGCGGTGCAGCCGACCCGCGAGACCCAGGTCGACCTGGAGCAGCCGGGCTGCCTGCACGCCAACATGGACCTGTTCAAGTGGGCCTACAAGCTGGACCCGGCGACACCGTCGGAGCTCGTCGCGGACTGCTTCGAGCTGGCCGTGCGGATCCGCGAGCTGGACATGCGGGCCAGCCCGTACGACCTGGCCGAGCTCGGCTACGAGCCGGTGCGGATCGAGACCCCCGAAGGTCGCGCCGAGTACGTTCGGCGGCAGAGCGCGTTCGCCGAGGACGCCGCGCCGCTGAGAGCCAGGCTGATCGAGCTGAGCCGGGTGCTCGCCGAAGCCCCCGTGCCCGCTCGATGA
- a CDS encoding MFS transporter gives MSRGWVRLQAVVVSGSVAEGLMLSVLPWIAATITSDPRQLSLVNVVGQAPWLVFSLFAGVLIDRVRRSTVLTWAYAVQGCAALALAVAGVTDALSLPLLVVLAFVVTSAQVLGDGTTGALVPEVVEPGRLPAANTRLMLIDRGVVQFVVPPAAGFLVAFGLGTPAWVAVAAALVALALVRGLRSARSTPSTTKHPLRDIGEGLKFLVGTRLLLSITVAVALGSFAASATMSMFVLYARDLLGLGAVGYGVMQAAMAAGWVASSFVVARVVDRLGYAWSMRLAQVGMVVTIALFVLLPPWAWAIGALMFAQSATVIVWNVCSQSSRQRFTPPALLGRVLTSHRALAWGLTPLGALAGGFVAAGFGVRAVWVMATVVQVGALITAWRGLSPRAFREAELVAAGR, from the coding sequence ATGTCCAGGGGGTGGGTGCGGCTCCAGGCCGTCGTGGTGTCCGGTTCGGTGGCCGAAGGCCTGATGTTGTCGGTGTTGCCGTGGATCGCGGCGACCATCACGTCCGACCCGCGGCAGCTGTCGCTGGTCAACGTGGTGGGCCAGGCGCCGTGGCTGGTGTTCTCGCTGTTCGCGGGCGTGTTGATCGACCGGGTGCGGCGCAGCACGGTGCTGACGTGGGCCTACGCGGTGCAGGGGTGCGCGGCGCTGGCGCTCGCGGTGGCGGGTGTGACGGACGCGCTGAGCCTGCCGCTGCTGGTGGTGCTGGCGTTCGTGGTGACGTCCGCGCAGGTGCTCGGTGACGGCACGACGGGCGCGCTGGTGCCGGAGGTGGTGGAGCCGGGCCGGTTGCCGGCGGCGAACACGCGGCTGATGCTGATCGACCGGGGCGTGGTGCAGTTCGTGGTGCCGCCGGCGGCGGGTTTCCTGGTGGCGTTCGGCCTGGGCACGCCCGCGTGGGTCGCCGTCGCGGCCGCGCTGGTGGCGTTGGCGCTGGTCCGGGGGCTGCGTTCGGCTCGCTCGACGCCGTCGACCACCAAGCACCCGTTGCGCGACATCGGGGAGGGGCTCAAGTTCCTGGTCGGCACGCGGTTGTTGCTGTCGATCACGGTGGCGGTGGCGCTCGGGTCGTTCGCGGCGAGCGCCACGATGTCGATGTTCGTGCTGTACGCGAGGGACCTGCTCGGGCTCGGCGCGGTCGGCTACGGCGTGATGCAGGCGGCGATGGCGGCCGGGTGGGTGGCGTCGTCGTTCGTGGTGGCCCGGGTGGTCGACCGGCTGGGGTACGCGTGGTCGATGCGGCTGGCCCAGGTCGGGATGGTGGTGACCATCGCGCTGTTCGTCCTGCTGCCGCCGTGGGCGTGGGCGATCGGGGCGCTGATGTTCGCCCAGTCGGCGACCGTGATCGTGTGGAACGTCTGCTCGCAGTCCAGCCGGCAGCGCTTCACACCGCCCGCCCTGCTGGGGAGGGTCCTCACCAGCCACCGCGCGCTGGCCTGGGGGCTGACGCCGCTGGGGGCGCTGGCGGGCGGGTTCGTGGCGGCCGGGTTCGGCGTGCGCGCGGTGTGGGTGATGGCCACGGTCGTGCAGGTGGGCGCCCTGATCACCGCCTGGCGGGGACTCTCGCCCCGGGCGTTCCGGGAAGCGGAACTGGTCGCCGCCGGCCGCTGA
- a CDS encoding CU044_5270 family protein, producing the protein MDELRLLREMGDETPLPDEAALAPARAVLLAGIAERGPVRLRKRRSRYALVGASVVGLAAAVAATITLLPSGRPAPGGQALTTASSAAAVEAEPVTDPVRLLAFAARAARADPAAPPRPDQFVYTRSEAGGDPAREIWLSVDGVHDGLLTNHDGSTSRLPGCVGGQRDVFKDPAVVLGTEPCEPRPAYRSDLPTDVDGMLAHLDANASGEPGSVNARGKDVLALINESLLPPLTRAALYEAAARVPGLSVVRDARDAAGRPGVGITWPVPPGASPDAEPVTVVFDARTYELLGTNFHAITAQAVVDQVGQRP; encoded by the coding sequence ATGGATGAGCTGCGGTTGCTGCGCGAGATGGGCGACGAGACGCCGTTGCCGGACGAGGCGGCGCTGGCGCCCGCGCGGGCGGTGCTGCTGGCCGGGATCGCCGAGCGGGGACCGGTGCGGCTGCGCAAGCGCCGGTCGAGGTACGCGCTGGTCGGCGCGTCGGTGGTCGGGCTGGCGGCGGCCGTCGCGGCGACGATCACGCTGCTGCCCTCCGGTCGGCCTGCCCCGGGTGGTCAGGCGCTGACCACCGCGTCGTCGGCCGCGGCGGTCGAGGCCGAACCGGTGACCGACCCCGTGCGGCTGCTGGCGTTCGCCGCCAGGGCGGCCCGCGCCGATCCGGCCGCGCCGCCGCGCCCGGACCAGTTCGTCTACACGCGCAGTGAGGCGGGCGGTGATCCGGCGCGGGAGATCTGGCTGTCGGTGGACGGTGTCCACGACGGGTTGCTGACCAACCACGACGGCTCGACGTCACGGCTGCCGGGGTGCGTGGGCGGGCAGCGGGACGTGTTCAAGGACCCCGCGGTGGTGCTCGGCACGGAGCCGTGCGAGCCGCGGCCGGCGTACCGGTCCGACCTGCCGACCGACGTGGACGGGATGCTGGCCCACCTCGACGCGAATGCCAGTGGCGAGCCGGGCAGCGTCAACGCGCGCGGCAAGGACGTCCTCGCCCTGATCAACGAGTCGCTGCTGCCGCCGCTGACCAGGGCCGCGCTGTACGAGGCGGCGGCCCGCGTGCCGGGGCTGTCGGTGGTGCGGGACGCGCGTGACGCGGCGGGCAGGCCGGGGGTCGGCATCACCTGGCCCGTGCCGCCGGGCGCGTCACCGGACGCCGAGCCGGTGACGGTCGTGTTCGACGCGCGGACCTACGAGCTGCTCGGCACGAACTTCCACGCCATCACCGCGCAGGCCGTGGTGGACCAGGTCGGGCAACGCCCCTGA
- a CDS encoding RNA polymerase sigma factor, with protein MTPTDAEIIDRSRHEPDAFAAIFDRHAPHIRRYLERRLGAQVADDLVAETFLTAFDKRQRYDRARPDARPWLYGIATNLVGRHRRHEARRHRERSAETAEVAAWAVRSRLAGALAGLTAGDRDVLLLVAWEQLAYEEVAAALAIPVGTVRSRLHRARRKVREALGGQNPTEVEELLNNG; from the coding sequence ATGACACCCACCGACGCCGAGATCATCGACCGGTCGCGGCACGAGCCGGACGCCTTCGCGGCGATCTTCGACCGGCACGCGCCGCACATCCGGCGGTACCTCGAGCGCAGGCTCGGCGCCCAGGTCGCGGACGACCTCGTCGCCGAGACGTTCCTGACCGCGTTCGACAAGCGGCAGCGCTACGACCGGGCTCGACCGGACGCCCGGCCGTGGCTCTACGGCATCGCGACGAACCTCGTCGGCCGGCACCGCAGGCACGAGGCCCGCCGGCACCGGGAGCGCTCGGCGGAGACCGCCGAGGTGGCCGCGTGGGCCGTGCGCTCCCGGCTGGCCGGGGCGCTGGCCGGGCTGACCGCCGGAGACCGCGACGTGCTGCTGCTCGTGGCCTGGGAACAGCTGGCCTACGAGGAGGTCGCGGCCGCGCTGGCGATCCCCGTCGGCACGGTGCGGTCCCGCTTGCACCGGGCCCGGCGCAAGGTCAGGGAGGCGTTGGGCGGGCAGAACCCCACCGAGGTCGAGGAGTTGCTGAACAATGGATGA